Proteins from a genomic interval of Chroococcidiopsis thermalis PCC 7203:
- a CDS encoding YIP1 family protein produces MRDRNSNLWSLLREALTLDPNFYEHIPINAKNRRFAQIVVVLAAISYSLGSAVIFLINRIPLPLLILRLLGSGIGVVIGYYFWTLTIWKIGDWFKPNHVTYRALMIPLGLAYAPQALNFLTLIPLLGQPIERILAVWSLLAAIVAVRQGLDISPGWAIAICLIGWIPLQMTIGLVRAIA; encoded by the coding sequence GTGCGCGATCGAAATAGCAATCTTTGGAGTTTACTACGGGAAGCACTAACTTTAGACCCTAATTTTTACGAACATATTCCGATCAACGCGAAAAACCGCCGCTTCGCCCAAATAGTGGTTGTTCTTGCAGCCATCTCCTACTCGCTTGGTAGTGCTGTGATTTTTTTAATCAACCGAATTCCCCTACCGTTGTTAATTTTGAGGCTCTTGGGCAGTGGGATCGGTGTCGTCATCGGCTACTACTTTTGGACTTTGACGATTTGGAAAATTGGTGACTGGTTTAAACCAAATCACGTAACTTATCGAGCGCTGATGATTCCTCTAGGCTTGGCTTACGCCCCCCAAGCTCTCAACTTTTTAACCCTGATTCCTCTATTGGGTCAACCAATTGAGCGAATTCTAGCCGTGTGGAGTTTGCTAGCGGCAATTGTAGCAGTCCGCCAAGGTCTAGATATTTCCCCTGGTTGGGCGATCGCAATCTGTTTAATCGGTTGGATACCGCTTCAAATGACAATCGGTCTAGTCAGAGCGATCGCTTGA
- a CDS encoding cellulase family glycosylhydrolase, giving the protein MRKISFTLISVLAFLCIVFIGFSPAASAKEFTVRGTKIFAPNGQPFVMKGANIGIWTDQSSAKDVKYIKNIWKFNTVRLSLVLKPGSDPNWFVTDKLIDKYVKAYAGSNPRTVIMLECHDHSGSFYTEDSNPSLQDLRNFWRKIATRYKNNPYVWFNIMNEPGGTNKVEKYWYDMHKLLIQDIRKAGANNIIVVDGYNFGSEDGNGTTKANFIKDSTSAFLTYGQQLLKTDPRRRVVFSLHTYVNWNWNLNKLDNFVDRVQKKGLAMIIGEYAATTGNSQADLDVTEAARISLAVAKKRGIGRLVWHYWAWDWNALATSDTGGASGDSVNKTNGSRPTNLTWLGEQVWDDSHNLSEPKRGIELNRFAWKASSSGGNAAAAIDNDFRTQFAIANASSSNWFAVDLGSSQSFNRIVMDSRKAASSFLRDYQVYVSNTAKSKGKLVASVKGNAMARMQVSFPTQKARYIRIVPQRFAKKSKPDWSFAEFLVYRAGTERTVVGKNELNSRNWQASASRKGTWDREAPDMAIDRNSDTRYTSGDAIANGDWFQVDMRSPQTVREIVMNAGSSGDDYLTRFEVYVGNNPNQFGKPVYQGLGSPVTRIGLNSPVRGRYIRVVNKQEKKAWWSIHDFRVQA; this is encoded by the coding sequence ATGAGAAAAATTTCTTTTACACTTATATCGGTTTTGGCGTTCCTCTGCATAGTTTTTATTGGATTTTCTCCAGCAGCAAGTGCAAAAGAATTTACTGTTAGAGGTACGAAAATTTTTGCTCCTAACGGACAGCCGTTTGTAATGAAAGGAGCAAATATTGGCATTTGGACAGATCAATCGAGTGCCAAAGATGTGAAATATATCAAAAATATCTGGAAGTTTAATACCGTCAGACTATCATTAGTACTGAAACCAGGTAGCGATCCGAATTGGTTTGTCACCGATAAGCTAATAGATAAATACGTCAAAGCCTATGCTGGCAGTAATCCCAGAACAGTAATTATGCTTGAATGTCACGACCATTCAGGTAGTTTTTATACTGAAGATTCCAATCCATCCTTACAAGATTTACGTAATTTTTGGCGCAAAATTGCCACTCGTTATAAAAATAATCCCTATGTCTGGTTCAACATTATGAACGAACCAGGGGGAACAAATAAAGTCGAAAAATATTGGTATGACATGCACAAACTGCTAATCCAAGATATACGCAAAGCAGGTGCAAATAATATTATTGTAGTTGATGGTTACAACTTTGGTTCTGAAGACGGCAACGGCACGACCAAAGCTAACTTTATTAAAGACTCTACCAGTGCGTTTTTAACTTACGGACAACAACTTTTAAAAACCGATCCGAGAAGAAGAGTTGTCTTTAGCCTGCATACTTATGTTAATTGGAATTGGAATTTAAATAAACTCGATAATTTTGTCGATCGCGTCCAGAAAAAAGGATTGGCAATGATTATTGGCGAGTATGCTGCCACTACAGGCAATTCACAAGCAGATTTAGACGTGACGGAAGCCGCCCGTATATCTTTGGCAGTGGCAAAAAAGCGTGGCATTGGCAGACTCGTATGGCATTATTGGGCATGGGATTGGAACGCACTAGCAACGTCCGATACGGGTGGGGCGAGTGGCGATAGTGTTAATAAAACAAATGGCAGTCGCCCGACGAATTTAACTTGGTTGGGCGAACAAGTGTGGGACGATTCCCATAATCTCTCCGAACCGAAACGAGGAATTGAACTGAATCGTTTTGCTTGGAAAGCAAGTAGTTCGGGAGGAAATGCCGCAGCTGCAATTGACAATGACTTTCGGACGCAATTTGCGATCGCCAATGCAAGTTCTAGTAATTGGTTTGCTGTCGATCTGGGTTCGTCGCAGTCGTTCAATAGAATCGTGATGGATTCTCGCAAAGCCGCTAGTAGTTTTTTACGAGACTATCAGGTCTATGTCTCTAATACGGCAAAGTCAAAAGGAAAGTTGGTTGCCAGTGTCAAAGGAAATGCAATGGCACGAATGCAAGTGTCTTTTCCGACGCAAAAAGCTAGGTATATCAGAATTGTCCCTCAAAGATTTGCGAAAAAGTCAAAGCCCGATTGGTCGTTTGCCGAATTTTTAGTTTATCGTGCTGGAACTGAAAGAACGGTTGTGGGCAAAAATGAATTAAATTCGCGTAACTGGCAAGCCTCAGCCAGCCGCAAAGGTACTTGGGATCGAGAAGCGCCAGATATGGCAATCGATCGCAATTCAGATACGCGCTATACCAGTGGAGATGCGATCGCAAATGGCGATTGGTTTCAAGTCGATATGCGATCGCCCCAAACAGTTAGAGAGATCGTCATGAATGCAGGATCTTCAGGAGACGATTACTTGACAAGATTTGAGGTTTATGTAGGTAACAATCCCAACCAATTTGGCAAACCAGTATATCAAGGTCTAGGTTCTCCCGTGACGAGGATCGGCTTAAATTCTCCTGTGAGAGGTCGCTATATTCGCGTTGTCAACAAACAAGAGAAAAAAGCTTGGTGGTCGATCCACGATTTTCGGGTGCAGGCGTAA
- a CDS encoding glycoside hydrolase family 10 protein, whose protein sequence is MSKNFDIFAFLPTLVRARSVNFLIETLVTSLLLPLAFYLPATAAEEPAVLAVVKSDDNAAQWMDISARLQAAGVNYCVVDLAAVKNASDLSDRSVIFLPNVENIDFNQALALEAWMSRGGKVIASGAVGSTSQPGVRQLLSSLLGAYWGFPLDAPNNLQTLQGNSKDWLEPAGNDGLVQGGVVIPTGVNSRPIAIWQSQINQAAVVKSDRATVLGWRWGSSHVSPGDFDRAWLRASLSQYISLPESATVAPQNCSSAVAGSREQGGQGGQGGQGGQGSRGTEKNSPITNHQLPITNHQSPITNNKLPADEAIERIAPPGLDGVQAFALKQELDNLIGRFESAQLAARAFSSSMNDNATAQLTNSETTAVATTGSFVGTLPESAARAVAEAKAIAKTLPQAIAQKDFAGARQQWHKAQALLWQNYPVEQYAAQPEIRAMWLDRGSIIRAGSEQGLAKIFDRLAAAGINTIFFETVNAGYPIYPSQVAPQPNPLVRGWDPLASAVKLAHDRNMELHAWVWTFAVGNKRHNTLINLPADYPGPVIAAHPEWASYDNRGSLFPPGQGKPFLDPANPAARQYLLRLYEEIVSRYNVDGLQLDYIRYPFQDPSADRTYGYGIAARQQFQQLTGVDPTTIKPSDRDLWQRWTQFRTQQIDGFVAQASRYLKQKRPNLVMSVAVFPLSEHDRTHKLQQHWEVWANRGDVDLIVPMTYALDSYRFQRLAQPWITSSKLGSALLLPGIRLLNLPTMGAFDQIQLVRDLPGSGYALFAVENLNDELQQVFHNTQGTKVKVTAPVPYRQPFHTAAARYVNLRQEWQFLLANERLWLKGTALSEFNTRSQNLETALDRLAQTPSVSNLAAARTALNSFQTQFKNWMRSQALENSYQVNVWSNRLTTLERLLNYGERVVLKSSSPLARQR, encoded by the coding sequence ATGTCTAAAAATTTTGATATTTTTGCTTTCTTACCAACCCTGGTAAGGGCTAGGTCTGTGAATTTTTTAATAGAGACGCTAGTAACGTCTCTACTTTTGCCTCTTGCCTTCTATTTACCTGCTACAGCCGCAGAAGAACCCGCAGTTTTAGCTGTAGTTAAAAGCGATGATAATGCAGCTCAGTGGATGGATATTTCTGCGCGCTTGCAAGCAGCAGGAGTCAATTATTGCGTCGTCGATTTAGCTGCTGTCAAAAATGCCAGCGATTTGAGCGATCGCTCTGTTATCTTTCTACCTAACGTAGAGAATATTGACTTTAACCAAGCACTTGCCTTAGAAGCATGGATGAGCCGAGGTGGTAAAGTCATAGCCAGTGGTGCTGTTGGAAGTACGAGTCAGCCGGGGGTACGCCAGCTCTTGAGTTCGCTTTTAGGCGCGTACTGGGGATTTCCTCTAGATGCTCCCAATAACTTACAAACCTTACAGGGTAATAGTAAAGATTGGCTGGAGCCAGCCGGAAATGATGGTTTGGTGCAGGGAGGAGTTGTAATTCCTACTGGTGTGAATAGTAGACCGATCGCGATTTGGCAGTCACAAATAAATCAAGCCGCAGTCGTCAAAAGCGATCGCGCCACGGTTTTAGGTTGGCGTTGGGGTTCGAGTCACGTATCACCAGGAGACTTCGATCGCGCTTGGTTGAGAGCGTCTTTAAGTCAGTATATTTCCTTGCCTGAGTCGGCTACGGTAGCGCCGCAGAATTGTAGTAGTGCGGTGGCAGGGAGCAGGGAGCAAGGGGGACAAGGGGGACAAGGGGGACAAGGGGGACAAGGGAGCAGAGGGACAGAGAAGAATTCACCAATTACCAATCACCAATTACCAATTACCAATCACCAATCACCAATTACCAACAACAAACTACCAGCAGATGAGGCGATCGAACGAATTGCCCCACCAGGTTTAGATGGGGTACAGGCATTTGCGCTTAAACAAGAGTTAGATAATCTGATTGGCAGATTTGAAAGCGCTCAGTTAGCAGCTCGTGCTTTTAGTAGCAGCATGAATGATAATGCAACGGCACAGCTAACTAACTCTGAAACAACCGCTGTAGCGACAACTGGCTCCTTTGTGGGTACGTTACCAGAATCGGCAGCTAGGGCAGTGGCAGAGGCGAAAGCAATTGCCAAAACTTTACCCCAGGCGATCGCCCAAAAGGACTTTGCGGGGGCGCGTCAGCAATGGCACAAAGCACAAGCACTACTATGGCAAAACTACCCCGTCGAACAGTACGCGGCTCAACCAGAAATTCGGGCGATGTGGCTAGACCGAGGTAGTATTATTCGTGCGGGTTCGGAGCAAGGATTGGCAAAGATTTTTGACCGTCTCGCCGCTGCTGGTATCAATACAATCTTTTTTGAAACCGTTAATGCTGGCTATCCGATCTATCCCAGTCAAGTTGCACCTCAACCCAACCCACTAGTTAGAGGCTGGGACCCGTTGGCATCAGCGGTGAAGTTAGCCCACGATCGCAATATGGAGTTACATGCCTGGGTGTGGACTTTTGCCGTAGGCAACAAGCGTCATAATACGCTGATAAATTTACCCGCAGATTATCCAGGACCCGTCATTGCCGCTCATCCCGAGTGGGCGAGTTACGATAATCGCGGGAGTTTATTTCCGCCCGGTCAAGGTAAGCCATTTTTAGACCCAGCCAACCCCGCCGCCAGACAATATTTATTACGGCTTTACGAAGAAATTGTCAGCCGCTACAACGTGGATGGTTTGCAACTAGACTACATCCGCTATCCTTTCCAAGACCCCAGCGCCGACCGGACTTATGGTTACGGAATTGCCGCCAGGCAGCAGTTTCAACAACTGACGGGCGTAGACCCAACGACAATTAAACCAAGCGATCGCGATTTATGGCAAAGGTGGACGCAGTTTCGCACGCAACAAATCGATGGTTTTGTCGCTCAAGCTTCCCGCTACTTGAAGCAAAAGCGCCCTAACTTGGTGATGTCTGTGGCTGTCTTTCCTCTATCAGAACACGATCGCACCCATAAGTTACAGCAACACTGGGAAGTCTGGGCAAATCGCGGCGATGTAGATTTGATCGTGCCGATGACTTATGCTCTAGATTCCTACCGTTTTCAGCGCCTCGCCCAACCCTGGATTACCTCTAGCAAACTCGGTTCGGCTTTGCTGTTGCCAGGAATTCGCTTGCTGAACTTACCAACTATGGGTGCATTCGACCAAATTCAGCTCGTTAGAGACTTACCCGGGAGCGGCTACGCCCTTTTTGCTGTTGAAAACCTCAACGATGAACTCCAGCAAGTTTTTCACAACACCCAAGGCACAAAAGTCAAAGTGACTGCACCAGTCCCTTATCGTCAGCCTTTCCACACAGCAGCGGCGCGTTATGTTAATTTGCGCCAAGAGTGGCAATTCTTGCTGGCAAACGAGCGGCTTTGGTTGAAGGGGACGGCACTGAGTGAGTTTAATACTCGATCGCAAAACTTAGAGACTGCTTTGGATCGCTTAGCTCAAACTCCTTCTGTCAGTAACTTAGCAGCAGCTAGAACAGCTTTAAATAGCTTCCAGACTCAGTTTAAAAATTGGATGCGATCGCAAGCGTTAGAAAATTCTTACCAAGTCAACGTGTGGTCAAACCGCCTGACTACTCTTGAAAGGCTGTTAAATTATGGCGAACGAGTTGTGCTGAAATCATCGTCACCTCTGGCTAGGCAGCGCTAG
- a CDS encoding TIGR03279 family radical SAM protein, producing MSDITIRPARISKVLPDSIAAEIGFEPGDAIVSINDTRPRDLIDYQFLCADEVLQLDVLDAAGKTHTVEIEKDYDEDLGLEFETALFDGLIQCNNRCPFCFIDQQPPGKRQSLYLKDDDYRLSFLYGSYLTLTNLTQKEWQRIEQMRLSPLYVSVHATEPEVRVRLLKNPRAAQILEQIEWFRERRLQIHAQVVVCPGINDGIHLERTLLDLAKFYLGDPGEVPAVTSVAVVPVGLTRFRPDEDELIPVTPEKAAEVIAQVKALQQKFRQQLGTNFAWLADEWFLVAGEDLPPQSHYEDYPQIDNGVGSIRLFLKHFASAAKHLPLQVEPSRRFIWVVGNAVEKAFQPILQQLNQVNGLRIDMVALCSHYWGQKISVTGLLTGQDLLEGLCGKDLGNAVILPAVMLKYGENCFLDDMTIEELSHKLNIPILPVRGVEELIDTCIK from the coding sequence ATGAGTGACATCACTATTCGTCCTGCCCGCATTTCCAAGGTTTTACCAGATTCCATCGCTGCTGAGATTGGCTTTGAACCAGGAGATGCGATCGTATCCATCAACGATACTCGTCCGCGTGACTTAATCGATTATCAGTTTTTGTGTGCTGATGAAGTGCTGCAACTGGATGTCTTAGATGCAGCAGGTAAAACTCATACGGTTGAAATTGAGAAAGACTACGACGAAGATTTAGGACTAGAGTTTGAGACAGCCCTGTTCGATGGGTTAATTCAGTGTAACAATCGCTGTCCGTTCTGTTTTATCGACCAGCAACCTCCAGGTAAGCGACAGAGTTTATACCTAAAGGATGATGACTATCGCCTTAGCTTTCTTTACGGCTCATACCTGACACTGACAAACCTCACCCAAAAGGAATGGCAGCGAATCGAACAAATGCGCCTGTCTCCTTTGTATGTCTCAGTTCACGCTACCGAACCTGAAGTTAGGGTGCGGCTGCTAAAAAATCCTAGAGCCGCTCAAATTTTAGAGCAGATTGAATGGTTTCGAGAACGAAGACTGCAAATTCACGCTCAAGTTGTTGTTTGTCCTGGGATTAACGATGGCATACATCTGGAAAGAACGTTGCTCGATTTAGCAAAATTTTATCTTGGCGATCCTGGGGAAGTACCAGCAGTTACTTCTGTTGCTGTCGTACCAGTAGGCTTGACACGGTTTCGTCCAGATGAAGATGAGTTAATTCCAGTGACTCCAGAAAAAGCAGCCGAAGTCATAGCCCAAGTCAAAGCCTTGCAGCAGAAATTTCGCCAGCAGTTAGGCACTAACTTTGCCTGGTTAGCAGACGAGTGGTTTTTGGTTGCAGGGGAGGATTTACCACCGCAATCTCATTATGAAGATTATCCTCAAATCGATAACGGTGTGGGTTCAATTCGCCTATTTTTAAAACATTTTGCTAGTGCAGCCAAACATCTTCCGCTGCAAGTCGAGCCATCACGCCGATTTATCTGGGTTGTTGGTAATGCCGTAGAAAAAGCGTTTCAACCAATTTTACAACAGTTAAATCAAGTAAATGGGCTGCGGATAGATATGGTAGCTCTGTGTAGTCACTATTGGGGACAAAAAATTTCTGTCACCGGATTACTCACAGGACAAGATTTATTAGAAGGGTTATGTGGTAAAGACTTAGGTAACGCGGTCATACTGCCTGCCGTGATGCTGAAGTATGGCGAAAACTGTTTTTTGGATGATATGACAATAGAAGAGTTATCTCATAAATTAAATATCCCAATTCTCCCAGTCAGGGGAGTTGAGGAACTCATCGATACTTGTATTAAGTAA
- a CDS encoding undecaprenyl-diphosphate phosphatase, translating to MALLKRQMLKLLMVGVAACAAVIAVPIKVLGVQPNIAVEGSGMNLWQSFGLGIIQGLTEFLPISSTAHLKVVPVVLGWGDPGVAYTAVIQLGSLAAVLWYFWKDLAQIVTGTAKAIANSDYDSREFGTALGIVLGTIPIVFFGLLIKIFYPGYDKSPLRSLAAIAVYSIVMACLLGLAEIFGKRKRKFNEPTVKDGILMGLAQTLALFPGVSRSGSTLTAGLFLGLERAKAARFSFLLSIPAIAISGLVELKDALEAGLENAGILNLIVAVVSSAIFSYFAIAWLLRFLQTQDTWIFVWYRLIFGAAILAAIGFGVLSNV from the coding sequence ATGGCTTTATTAAAACGTCAAATGCTTAAACTTCTGATGGTAGGTGTAGCTGCTTGTGCAGCAGTAATTGCTGTACCTATTAAGGTTCTCGGCGTGCAGCCCAATATAGCCGTAGAGGGATCTGGAATGAATTTGTGGCAATCCTTCGGTTTAGGAATCATCCAAGGGTTGACAGAGTTTTTACCAATCAGCAGTACGGCGCATTTGAAAGTTGTGCCAGTCGTACTGGGATGGGGAGATCCTGGCGTTGCTTATACTGCCGTGATTCAACTCGGTAGTCTTGCCGCAGTGCTATGGTACTTCTGGAAAGACTTAGCGCAAATCGTCACCGGAACCGCTAAGGCGATCGCTAACTCAGATTATGATTCCAGAGAATTTGGCACGGCATTAGGTATTGTCTTAGGTACGATTCCCATCGTATTTTTTGGTTTGCTAATCAAAATCTTTTATCCTGGCTATGACAAATCGCCCTTACGCAGCTTAGCAGCGATCGCGGTGTATTCAATCGTCATGGCTTGTTTGTTAGGGCTGGCAGAGATTTTTGGCAAGCGCAAGCGCAAATTTAACGAACCTACAGTTAAAGATGGCATATTAATGGGGCTGGCTCAGACACTTGCCTTATTTCCAGGCGTATCTCGTTCTGGTTCTACACTGACAGCCGGACTATTTCTGGGATTAGAGCGAGCCAAAGCCGCTAGATTTTCATTTTTACTTAGTATTCCTGCCATTGCAATCTCAGGTCTGGTCGAATTGAAAGATGCTTTAGAAGCCGGACTAGAGAACGCGGGAATTCTAAACTTGATTGTCGCAGTCGTTTCATCTGCCATTTTTTCCTACTTCGCGATCGCTTGGTTGTTACGTTTTCTCCAAACTCAGGATACCTGGATCTTTGTTTGGTATCGACTCATCTTTGGTGCAGCGATTCTAGCTGCGATCGGATTTGGAGTGTTATCTAATGTTTAG